One genomic region from Amphiprion ocellaris isolate individual 3 ecotype Okinawa chromosome 20, ASM2253959v1, whole genome shotgun sequence encodes:
- the rlf gene encoding zinc finger protein Rlf → MAENNVEPEHEWSDRALDTAEDTLVAMETLLATLRAFEDVLRQQELSAESSTEYCDNFCQALMHYAGSRNSMEHGLPLLEVYCLSINCFAAARSHLTAESDRVALVLKRLALSCFELLLSVPENDIPYEAWVQFHHSVQNAHDTLLQYGSTDLQALLQITGEGGAWSNPVLTSLLTGQPTNTEEVDAYISLEGEGFMEMRVKHLEKMGEVAKAVVLAKACTECSFISNQATFRQTYVSLLCYLLPNEEAIVEISRLDCKDVLEITCNLETEGEENTAFILCTTFLTQQLQQQSLYCSWELTLLWSKLQRRLDPSLASLLERCLQLGAIAKTVHHLLYLVRVIQTEAEELGIPASVELCVKALQLPKQDDSETRISVCKTVSCLLPDDLEVLRACQLTEFLLGPIQEAYSRLEELYQRPDQKYDQESEVIPNSLRCELLLALKAHWPFDPEFWDWKTLKYHCTSLLGLEPESDGEEEEALDKQENFKHHDLLGITLKVESEHQSRINGGLDDDEQQDQKPYTNQTEIKGESDTKKLKFCCQICKRSVTDTQIMHHSKRHAEDNSHPCPVCLEKFESRKELVPHLKNHIHSETHLDKNVKTEDVPKPIDEDDDIEPGEITIDPSLMLYYKSTHDPDVLHHIVQQAKTVKEKRVDDDEHVTFDYIDQHFKLQNRDEYPCPGTGCTRIFKHSKYLYVHLKSEHKGDENVKYFHQMRDKREKCVFCRRHFVSAYHHRKHRRVHYGDRPYTCVVIGCGAQFSSSNELVTHKQTHGYQLNYQCELKGCYITYSDLGQIYHHEAQHFRDAAFTCSSSECQKYYLSKKEFIKHLSTHNITFSEDDFEAQRKAKRKLFKTVTEATARLNKSIDSEDNVNGDILNSSSVSCASSLQESDCKEPKATMTLVAVCFDGSKFTCGFEKCGMTFSRARDVQRHLKCAHPEHIKLENKEHKHDKEQGSKSKGIKIETEPDNEEKGKNELSTPFQPVEAGKERKTSTPPQSNETSPLGLQTKNDALKEILIGLSKLDLNSSSPHSLPSELPQSNPDSTASQMSLHQAIMAKPPVVLLQKRPHLPEEKVKIQSEQASTTNEECSVESLATAKPYICEMKGCGFRTAQSYSLLRHYNTKHGRTIEQARRLTSLKTTAFKPYVCHLCSKSHRQKHVLRSHYIQIHNLSESLVDKISCASVRYEGSQELTSQTKQTSQAMMNHGLNVKKKEVPKLQHQHEAKNSTTLSENGQNFHNHSQSEEEGEDEAESREEDSEQKEESEDKTTQQVRTTRRLVAKSNLCYILDKFSKPFHCVAKNCDAAFSTQGGLVRHLQLVHHYNRSQLLLEKDFDVPHSPEVRKEPAKKRPPPSSDEPQPQYKCHFANCSASYHLKSSLVRHTRDCHSQPPELIRCKYDGCTRVFSHDDALKKHTLYRHCEYYDSLVVRLQSTHKKSVTGCQKKLIVTPQSPLKEEPGSPATQAERLSPKPETMAQSEEMGNEGLEQKKVSGEKKKEKRNSFNRFVFRSHEEALQMCQDRCLRVAYPCMVQDCDSVVTYMHSLNRHYLRVHRMRREDLVKNEDKLVFNAEQLEELIQRKSARPTVTGACTPNGVRKMEYQAETEHTGGQPAPMSLHSIKTETQDEDNHDPLGFPEEEEEELPPVERNGVLFGADEVLYGEPSTGGHAEDSAAGTHNSQKQEERLSLDKIKPLLRPVTVDLSPPCSLRFTTEEGFQDTSSIKDGGKMVNGSAPCPTPPVRQPLKRKNELSEQPSNVKDAQPGSPSSHPFDIAAYKPMGFESSFLKFIQDTSPKDKSMAPGKRRDAFRRSCSVKENNQLGISHTRSRRTHSPLLKPHAMTGDFTSVQNLKSILDKALAGCGDLAIKQLQYLRPVVVLGRPVSTTTLPDLFPSDTNNSKLLLGS, encoded by the exons GAGCTGTTTTGAACTGTTGCTGTCAGTGCCTGAGAATGACATCCCTTATGAGGCCTGGGTTCAGTTCCACCACTCTGTTCAG AATGCCCATGATACCTTGTTACAATATGGAAGCACAGACCTACAAGCGTTACTTCAGATCACAGGAGAAGGAGGAGCGTGGAGCAACCCGGTCCTCACTTCCCTCCTCACTGGCCAACCCACCAACACAGAGGAAG TTGATGCATACATCAGCTTGGAGGGCGAGGGCTTCATGGAGATGCGGGTGAAACATTTGGAGAAGATGGGCGAAGTTGCCAAGGCGGTGGTGTTGGCCAAAGCCTGCActgaatgcagctttatttcTAACCAGGCTACGTTTCGTCAAACATACGTCTCCCTGCTTTGTTACCTGCTGCCCAATGAAGAAGCCATAGTGGAG ATATCCAGACTGGACTGTAAAGATGTACTGGAGATCACATGTAATTTGGAAACGGAGGGTGAGGAGAACACAGCTTTTATTCTGTGCACAACTTTCCTGACACAGCAGCTACAGCAACAGAGTCTTTACTGCTCCTG GGAGTTGACTCTGTTGTGGAGTAAGCTTCAGAGGAGACTTGACCCCTCATTGGCCTCTCTTCTGGAACGATGCCTTCAGCTAGGAGCCATTGCCAAAACAGTCCACCATTTGCTTTACCTGGTCCGTGTGATTCAGACTGAG GCAGAGGAACTGGGGATACCTGCCTCAGTAGAACTTTGTGTCAAAGCCCTTCAACTTCCAAAGCAAGATGACTCAGAAACAAGGATCTCTGTCTGTAAGACAGTGTCCTGCCTTCTTCCAGATGACCTTGAAGTGTTGCGTGCCTGCCAGCTCACAGAGTTCCTGCTTGGCCCAATCCAAGAAGCCTACAGCCGTCTTGAAGAGCTCTACCAACGCCCTGACCAAAAATATGACCAGGAAAGTGAAGTTATTCCCAACTCGCTGCGTTGTGAGTTGCTACTAGCACTGAAAGCACACTGGCCTTTTGACCCTGAATTCTGGGACTGGAAAACTCTTAAGTATCACTGCACCTCCCTTCTAGGCCTGGAACCCGAGTCCGacggagaagaggaagaggcaTTAGACAAACAAGAGAACTTTAAACATCATGACCTACTGGGAATCACATTGAAAGTAGAATCTGAGCACCAAAGTAGGATAAATGGAGGTCTTGATGATGATGAACAACAGGATCAAAAGCCGTATACTAACCAAACAGAAATCAAGGGAGAATCCGACACAAAGAAGCTAAAGTTTTGCTGTCAGATTTGTAAGAGGTCAGTCACTGACACCCAAATCATGCACCACTCCAAAAGACATGCAGAGGACAACAGCCACCCCTGCCCTGTTTGCCTGGAAAAGTTTGAGAGCAGAAAGGAACTCGTTCCTCACCTGAAAAATCacattcacagtgaaacacatcttgacaaaaatgttaaaacagagGATGTGCCGAAACCAAtagatgaggatgatgatatTGAACCCGGTGAGATCACCATCGACCCTTCCTTAATGCTGTATTACAAATCCACGCATGATCCAGATGTGTTGCATCACATCGTGCAACAAGCCAAAACAGTCAAAGAGAAGCGTGTGGATGATGACGAGCATGTAACATTTGATTACATTGACCAGCACTTCAAACTTCAAAACCGGGATGAGTATCCGTGTCCAGGAACTGGATGTACTCGGATTTTTAAACATTCCAAGTACTTATATGTCCACTTAAAGTCAGAGCATAAAGGTGATGagaatgtgaaatattttcatCAGATGCGAGACAAACGGGAGAAATGTGTCTTCTGTAGACGTCATTTTGTCTCAGCTTACCATCACCGCAAACATAGAAGAGTTCACTATGGTGATCGGCCATACACTTGTGTGGTTATAGGTTGTGGTGCGCAGTTTAGCTCTTCCAACGAACTTGTCACACACAAGCAGACCCACGGTTATCAGCTCAACTACCAGTGTGAGCTCAAAGGCTGCTACATCACCTACTCTGACTTAGGTCAGATATATCACCATGAAGCACAGCATTTCAGAGACGCAGCATTTACCTGTTCCAGCAGTGAATGTCAGAAATACTACTTATCCAAAAAGgagtttattaaacatttatccACACACAACATAACTTTCTCTGAAGATGACTTTGAGGCTCAGAGGAAGGCAAAGCGGAAACTTTTTAAGACTGTTACCGAAGCAACAGCCCGCCTTAATAAGTCGATTGATTCAGAAGACAATGTAAATGGAGATATCCTAAACTCTTCATCAGTTAGCTGTGCCTCCTCTTTGCAAGAGTCAGATTGCAAGGAGCCCAAAGCAACAATGACCTTGGTGGCTGTGTGTTTTGATGGAAGTAAGTTCACTTGTGGTTTTGAGAAGTGTGGAATGACTTTTTCCAGAGCCAGAGATGTCCagagacatctgaaatgtgctCACCCAGAACATATTAAACTGGAgaacaaagaacacaaacatgacaaagagcagGGCTCCAAGTCCAAAGGGATAAAGATTGAAACTGAGCCAGACAatgaagaaaagggaaaaaatgagctctcaACTCCATTTCAACCCGTGGAAGctggcaaagaaagaaagacgtCCACTCCACCCCAAAGCAATGAAACAAGCCCTTTAGGCcttcagacaaaaaatgatgctCTTAAAGAAATTCTTATTGGGCTGAGTAAACTGGACCTAAATTCTTCATCACCTCACAGTTTGCCAAGTGAGCTCCCTCAGTCTAACCCAGACTCGACTGCATCACAAATGTCACTTCATCAGGCAATTATGGCAAAGCCTCCTGTTGTATTACTTCAGAAGAGACCACATCTGCCAGAGGAAAAGGTAAAAATCCAAAGTGAACAAGCATCAACAACAAACGAAGAATGCAGTGTTGAATCATTAGCCACTGCTAAGCCATATATCTGTGAGATGAAGGGTTGTGGCTTTAGGACTGCCCAAAGTTACAGTTTACTGCGCCACTATAACACCAAACATGGCCGTACCATTGAGCAAGCCAGAAGGTTGACTTCTTTGAAAACCACCGCTTTTAAGCCTTATGTGTGTCACCTTTGTTCCAAGAGTCACAGACAGAAACATGTGTTGAGGTCTCACTATATTCAGATCCATAACCTGAGTGAGTCTTTAGTCGACAAAATAAGCTGTGCATCTGTGCGGTACGAGGGAAGCCAAGAGCTCACATCTCAAACAAAGCAAACCTCTCAGGCCATGATGAAccatggtctaaatgtgaagaAGAAAGAGGTGCCAAAGTTGCAGCACCAACATGAGGCAAAAAACTCAACAACACTAAgtgaaaatggacaaaacttTCACAATCATTCCCAATctgaagaggaaggagaggatgaagcagagagtagagaggaagaCAGCGAACAGAAGGAGGAGAGCGAGGATAAGACTACACAGCAGGTCAGAACGACAAGACGCTTGGTAGCCAAAAGTAATCTGTGCTACATACTGGATAAGTTCAGTAAACCCTTTCATTGTGTGGCAAAAAACTGTGATGCAGCTTTTTCCACTCAGGGAGGCCTTGTGCGCCACCTGCAGTTAGTACATCATTACAACCGCTCTCAGCTCTTGTTGGAAAAGGATTTTGATGTGCCTCACAGTCCAGAAGTCAGGAAAGAGCCCGCCAAGAAAAGGCCTCCACCAAGCTCAGATGAACCTCAGCCCCAATACAAATGTCACTTTGCAAACTGTAGCGCCTCCTATCACCTTAAAAGCAGCCTAGTGCGTCACACGCGTGATTGCCACTCGCAACCACCTGAGCTGATAAGGTGCAAATACGATGGCTGCACAAGAGTGTTCAGCCACGATGATGCACTTAAAAAACATACACTTTATCGTCACTGTGAGTACTATGATTCACTGGTGGTACGTCTACAAAGCACTCACAAAAAGTCAGTTACTGGATGCCAAAAAAAGCTCATTGTTACACCACAAAGCCCTCTGAAAGAAGAACCTGGTTCACCCGCCACACAGGCTGAGAGATTGAGTCCAAAGCCTGAAACGATGGCCCAATCAGAAGAAATGGGTAATGAGGGTCTTGAGCAGAAGAAAGTgtctggagaaaaaaagaaagagaaaagaaactcTTTTAATCGTTTCGTCTTTAGATCTCATGAAGAAGCACTACAAATGTGCCAAGACCGCTGCCTGCGTGTGGCCTATCCATGCATGGTTCAGGACTGTGATTCTGTCGTCACTTACATGCACAGTTTGAACCGGCACTACTTGAGGGTTCATCGCATGCGTAGAGAGGATCTCgttaaaaatgaagataagCTTGTTTTTAATGCTGAGCAGCTTGAGGAGCTGATTCAGAGGAAGTCGGCAAGGCCAACTGTTACAGGGGCGTGTACCCCTAATGGGGTTCGTAAAATGGAGTACCAGGCAGAGACAGAACACACAGGGGGGCAGCCTGCACCCATGAGCTTACACTCTATCAAGACCGAAACACAGGATGAGGATAATCATGATCCACTGGGATtcccagaggaggaagaggaggagctgccACCTGTGGAGAGAAATGGGGTCCTGTTTGGGGCAGATGAGGTGCTTTATGGTGAGCCGAGCACAGGTGGGCATGCTGAAGACTCAGCTGCAGGAACACACAACAGTCAGAAACAGGAGGAGAGATTAAGCTTGGATAAAATCAAACCTCTTCTCCGCCCAGTCACTGTTGACCTCTCACCACCATGTTCGCTGCGCTTTACTACTGAAGAGGGCTTCCAAGACACATCAAGCATCAAAGATGGTGGTAAAATGGTAAACGGGTCGGCTCCGTGTCCCACTCCTCCAGTCCGCCAGCCACTGAAACGGAAAAATGAACTGTCTGAACAGCCTTCCAATGTAAAAGACGCCCAACCTGGTAGCCCTTCTTCACACCCTTTTGACATTGCTGCCTATAAGCCTATGGGCTTTGAGTCCTCATTCCTGAAATTCATACAAGACACATCCCCAAAAGACAAAAGCATGGCACCAGGGAAACGGCGAGATGCTTTCAGGCGCAGTTGTTCCGTCAAGGAGAACAACCAGCTGGGAATCTCACACACTCGCAGCAGACGCACTCATTCCCCATTGCTGAAGCCCCACGCTATGACTGGGGACTTCACGTCAGTCCAAAACTTGAAGTCCATCCTGGACAAAGCGCTGGCTGGGTGTGGGGACCTGGCCATTAAGCAGCTTCAGTACCTCAGACCTGTGGTGGTTCTGGGGAGACCAGTGTCCACCACCACCCTGCCTGACCTCTTCCCATCAGACACCAACAACAGCAAACTGCTTCTTGGAAGCTAG